From a single Nostoc sp. MS1 genomic region:
- the purF gene encoding amidophosphoribosyltransferase, producing the protein MIPIDSVTSDEYSNQINNSSHSHEDRPDKPEEACGVFGIYAPGEDVAKLTYFGLYALQHRGQESAGIATFEGTTVHLHKDMGLVSQVFNESILQELPGDIGVGHTRYSTTGSSRKVNAQPAVLDTRLGKVALAHNGNLVNTVQLREELLETNCNLVTTTDSEMIAFAIAQAVNAGAEWLDGAIEAFHRCQGAFSLVVGTPVGLMGVRDPNGIRPLVIGTLPSNPVRYVLSSETCGLDIIGAEYLRDVEPGEVVWITEEGLASYHWSQKPQRKLCIFEMIYFARPDSQMHNESLYSYRMRLGRQLAAESFVEADIVFGVPDSGIPAAIGFSQASGVAFGEGLIKNRYVGRTFIQPTQTMRESGIKMKLNPLKDVLVGKRVIIVDDSIVRGTTSRKLVKALRDAGAAEVHMRISSPPVTHPCFYGIDTDSQDQLIAATKSVEEIAKQLEVDSLAYLSWDGMLEATREDKNSFCSACFTGNYPVTIPEQVKRSKLILEKARV; encoded by the coding sequence ATGATTCCCATTGATTCCGTCACTTCGGATGAATACTCCAATCAGATTAATAACTCAAGCCATAGTCACGAAGATCGCCCCGACAAGCCAGAGGAAGCTTGCGGCGTTTTTGGCATTTATGCCCCAGGAGAAGATGTTGCTAAGTTAACTTACTTTGGATTGTACGCCCTGCAACATCGGGGTCAAGAATCTGCTGGTATTGCCACGTTTGAGGGTACGACAGTACACTTGCACAAAGATATGGGCTTGGTGTCGCAAGTATTTAACGAGTCGATTTTACAAGAGTTGCCCGGTGATATAGGCGTTGGTCATACACGTTACTCTACTACTGGTTCTAGTCGTAAGGTTAACGCCCAGCCAGCTGTACTAGATACTCGCTTAGGTAAGGTTGCACTAGCACATAATGGCAATTTAGTCAATACCGTACAACTGCGAGAAGAGTTACTGGAAACCAACTGCAATCTCGTGACCACTACAGACTCAGAAATGATTGCATTTGCGATCGCCCAAGCAGTAAATGCAGGTGCAGAGTGGTTAGACGGCGCGATTGAAGCATTCCATCGTTGCCAAGGAGCCTTTAGTTTAGTTGTTGGTACTCCTGTCGGCTTGATGGGTGTACGTGACCCTAATGGTATTCGTCCTCTGGTAATTGGTACATTACCCAGTAATCCCGTCCGTTATGTATTGTCGTCGGAAACTTGCGGTTTAGATATCATTGGTGCTGAATACCTGCGCGACGTAGAACCCGGCGAAGTAGTTTGGATTACCGAAGAAGGTCTAGCTTCCTACCACTGGAGCCAAAAACCCCAGCGCAAACTATGTATTTTCGAGATGATTTACTTCGCTCGTCCTGATAGCCAAATGCACAACGAGAGCTTATACAGCTATCGGATGCGTTTAGGACGGCAACTAGCTGCTGAATCATTTGTCGAAGCTGATATTGTTTTTGGTGTACCTGATTCTGGTATTCCTGCGGCCATTGGCTTTTCCCAAGCATCAGGAGTTGCTTTTGGTGAAGGGTTGATTAAGAATCGCTACGTTGGTCGCACCTTCATTCAGCCAACCCAAACCATGCGCGAGTCGGGGATTAAGATGAAACTCAACCCCCTTAAAGATGTACTGGTGGGTAAAAGAGTGATTATCGTTGACGACTCCATAGTCCGGGGAACTACTAGCCGCAAACTAGTTAAAGCCTTACGTGATGCAGGTGCAGCAGAAGTACATATGCGGATTTCTTCCCCACCTGTAACCCATCCCTGCTTCTACGGAATTGATACTGATTCTCAAGACCAGCTAATTGCTGCTACTAAATCGGTAGAAGAAATTGCCAAGCAACTAGAAGTTGATAGCTTGGCTTACCTTAGCTGGGATGGAATGTTAGAAGCTACAAGAGAAGACAAGAATAGTTTCTGTTCTGCCTGCTTTACTGGCAATTACCCTGTTACTATTCCTGAACAAGTGAAGCGGTCTAAGTTGATTTTGGAAAAAGCCAGAGTTTAA
- a CDS encoding SdrD B-like domain-containing protein has product MPYTGNIIGNLWNDLDGNGSQNYGFSYGDQEPGLFLDWTITLTKPSDPNFILVTRPDSNGQYLFSNLSLGEYLITVNPPSNDWQLTQNYFTNPQSVSLSVSSSPYYGTFGFQSYNVFGYRQPITQISGSIYTYTNVEQNGFTYPYYTPLGGWIVYLDTNNSGTLDDDERRVLSDGRGAYTFIGLAPDTEYNVRFIPQSSGFDYSQTVYTVANQISQADFYIDFNTPNISTTGALSAISGVIWNDVDGNNYRDEYDPSSPYYYSYANYGLVNWTVTLSNASGFSQTTQTDSFGRYTFEGLEAGDYIITVSTENNSLPWVSTGSSFNSVSLLASQRITDIDFGFQQKNYSYGDIRRYGQIGGYVWNDLYGSGYYYEYSNGLGGWKVNLSQNGQIIQTVFTETNGYYGFTNVAASSDPYIITVEPAYNPEVWQLTTPPSEIYFDGLNPVEVNFGYQLPYGDITGYIWNDVNGNGTNYNSSNGVSEPNEKGLSNWKVNLIQNGQIIATTYTGNSGYNGYYYFGSRPFGEYTISVEPPDTSWRITNQPSTSFSLNSQNPSNFGFIGFQGTKGSISGFLWNDLNKSGQWDYYVNETGLSNWTVYLDQNNNNILDAGEVSTITDSLGGYAFDTLTPATYIVNVIAPMGWQGTSPSPIPQTKTITSSEIFEFVNFGFAQGSQTVNRPPQVLNPLWGRSISGSTVISGVFGDLDGNALTGTATRGDGTPLPTWFSISVLSNGDLQININNAPTVYVPFYVKVTATDGQASVDLTFRIYPNNSGFVIDNYIAGATVFFDANKNGVLDSNEPFAITDANGFYQLDIPDAFDTNGNGIFDPSEGRLIAFGGIDTATGLALETPVSALPGSTSITLLTTLVSDLVDRGLTVEQANTKVAAALSLPTTVDLSNIDPIAATKNNLAGASSTYGAMVQVQNVVTQIAGLLDGASTTNLNQIVKNVVSALGDQIQANGNNALNLTSTTQVQNLIESAASKTGVNVTSITPQAAQIITEANQRIATLISTTPTDSLEQEFAKVQKVALGKTTDDLEQAAAGTKLISTVVAENTGTNLTNQISNVKVLSQAPTNIVLSNTEIKERRLLGTEVGVLSSIDPDTGETFTYSLIGGVGSNDNSQFEIVGDHLKTKAVFDYETKNIYNIRVQTSDGNGGVFQKALTINIVDVNELNGTVGNDTLTGTNGDDIIIGGQGKDILTGGGGSDLFVYNGIIDAGDTIKDFTPGVDKIELTGVLRGLGYTGSNPIADGYVLFSSAGSKNSNLLIDPDGFGSARSRNFILLENVSVAALSNPDNFIF; this is encoded by the coding sequence ATGCCTTATACGGGAAATATAATAGGCAATCTTTGGAATGATTTGGATGGTAATGGTAGTCAAAATTATGGATTTAGCTACGGTGATCAAGAGCCTGGTTTATTCTTAGATTGGACTATTACCTTAACAAAACCTAGTGATCCAAACTTTATTTTAGTAACCCGTCCAGATAGTAATGGTCAGTACCTATTTAGTAATTTGTCATTGGGAGAGTATTTAATAACAGTTAATCCACCTTCCAATGATTGGCAGCTAACCCAGAATTATTTTACTAATCCTCAATCTGTTTCTCTTTCCGTAAGTTCTAGTCCTTATTACGGAACTTTTGGTTTTCAAAGTTATAATGTCTTTGGCTATCGCCAGCCGATAACACAGATTAGTGGCAGTATTTATACATATACTAATGTTGAGCAGAATGGCTTTACATATCCTTACTACACACCTTTGGGTGGATGGATTGTTTATCTAGACACGAATAATTCAGGAACTCTTGATGACGATGAAAGAAGAGTATTAAGTGATGGTAGAGGGGCTTACACTTTCATTGGTTTAGCACCAGATACAGAGTATAATGTCAGATTTATCCCTCAATCGAGTGGTTTTGATTACTCACAAACAGTTTATACAGTTGCTAACCAAATCTCTCAAGCGGACTTTTATATTGATTTTAATACACCCAATATCAGCACTACAGGAGCGCTAAGTGCCATCAGTGGTGTTATTTGGAATGATGTTGATGGCAATAATTACCGTGACGAGTATGATCCTTCGTCCCCTTACTACTATTCCTATGCCAATTATGGTTTAGTAAATTGGACAGTTACTTTATCCAATGCTTCTGGTTTTTCTCAAACTACCCAAACAGACTCATTTGGACGTTACACCTTTGAGGGTTTAGAAGCTGGAGATTATATAATTACAGTTTCTACCGAAAATAATTCACTACCTTGGGTATCCACTGGCTCATCTTTTAATTCCGTTAGTCTCCTTGCTAGTCAGAGAATTACAGATATTGATTTTGGTTTTCAGCAAAAGAACTATTCCTACGGCGATATCAGAAGATACGGACAAATCGGGGGTTATGTCTGGAACGATTTGTACGGTAGTGGATACTATTATGAATACAGTAATGGGTTAGGAGGGTGGAAGGTTAACCTTAGCCAAAACGGACAGATCATTCAAACTGTCTTTACGGAAACTAATGGTTATTATGGGTTTACCAATGTTGCAGCCTCATCAGACCCCTATATTATTACCGTTGAACCGGCTTACAACCCAGAGGTTTGGCAACTTACCACTCCCCCCAGTGAAATTTACTTTGATGGGTTAAATCCGGTAGAGGTTAACTTTGGCTACCAACTACCTTATGGTGATATCACTGGCTACATCTGGAATGATGTTAATGGTAATGGCACAAATTACAACTCCTCAAACGGTGTTTCCGAACCCAATGAAAAGGGATTGAGTAATTGGAAAGTTAACCTGATCCAAAATGGACAGATAATTGCCACTACCTATACTGGAAACAGTGGTTATAATGGATACTACTATTTTGGTAGTAGACCATTCGGTGAATATACTATTAGTGTAGAGCCACCGGATACAAGTTGGAGAATTACTAACCAACCCTCAACTTCCTTCAGCCTCAACTCGCAAAATCCATCCAATTTTGGCTTTATTGGTTTTCAAGGAACAAAAGGTTCAATTAGTGGTTTCCTGTGGAATGACCTAAATAAGTCAGGACAGTGGGATTACTATGTGAATGAAACAGGTTTAAGTAACTGGACAGTTTATCTCGATCAGAACAATAACAATATTCTGGATGCGGGTGAGGTTAGTACAATCACCGACTCTCTGGGCGGGTATGCCTTTGATACTCTGACTCCTGCTACCTATATTGTTAACGTAATTGCACCTATGGGTTGGCAAGGGACTTCTCCTTCACCCATCCCACAAACTAAAACTATTACCAGCAGCGAAATTTTTGAGTTTGTTAACTTTGGTTTCGCCCAAGGAAGCCAAACAGTCAACCGTCCTCCCCAAGTACTAAACCCGTTGTGGGGACGTTCTATTTCCGGTAGTACAGTGATCTCTGGTGTGTTTGGTGATCTTGATGGTAATGCCCTCACAGGAACCGCCACAAGAGGCGATGGCACTCCCCTACCCACATGGTTTAGTATTTCCGTCCTGTCCAATGGCGACCTGCAAATTAATATCAACAACGCTCCTACAGTCTATGTACCTTTCTATGTCAAGGTGACAGCTACCGACGGTCAAGCTAGTGTTGACCTGACATTCCGCATCTATCCCAACAATAGCGGCTTTGTCATTGATAACTATATCGCTGGTGCAACTGTCTTCTTCGATGCCAATAAAAACGGTGTACTAGATAGTAACGAACCCTTTGCTATTACTGATGCTAATGGGTTCTACCAACTTGATATTCCTGATGCCTTCGATACGAATGGCAATGGTATATTTGACCCCTCAGAAGGGCGTTTAATAGCCTTTGGTGGCATTGATACGGCGACAGGATTAGCTTTAGAAACGCCTGTAAGTGCTTTACCTGGCTCTACTTCTATTACTCTTTTAACTACCTTAGTATCAGATTTAGTTGATCGAGGGTTAACTGTAGAGCAGGCTAATACCAAAGTCGCAGCTGCTCTATCTCTGCCTACAACAGTGGATCTGAGCAACATTGATCCTATTGCAGCCACAAAAAACAACCTTGCAGGAGCCAGCAGCACCTACGGAGCGATGGTACAGGTGCAAAATGTTGTCACCCAAATCGCTGGACTTCTGGACGGCGCATCAACCACCAACCTCAATCAAATTGTCAAAAATGTTGTCTCTGCTTTAGGTGATCAAATTCAAGCCAACGGTAATAATGCTTTAAATCTCACGAGTACAACTCAAGTACAAAACTTAATCGAGTCTGCAGCTAGTAAAACTGGGGTGAATGTTACCTCAATTACACCCCAAGCTGCCCAAATTATTACTGAGGCTAATCAACGTATTGCTACTCTTATATCCACTACACCCACTGATAGTTTAGAACAGGAGTTTGCCAAAGTTCAAAAAGTGGCGCTGGGTAAGACTACCGATGATTTAGAGCAAGCAGCAGCCGGAACTAAATTGATTAGTACGGTTGTCGCTGAAAATACTGGAACGAATCTGACAAATCAAATTAGTAATGTCAAAGTCTTAAGCCAAGCCCCAACAAATATCGTGTTAAGCAATACGGAAATTAAAGAACGTCGTCTGTTAGGTACGGAAGTGGGTGTTTTATCAAGTATTGATCCCGATACAGGCGAAACCTTTACCTATAGCTTAATTGGTGGGGTTGGTAGTAATGATAACTCTCAATTTGAAATTGTTGGCGATCACCTCAAAACCAAAGCTGTCTTCGACTACGAAACCAAGAATATTTACAACATTCGAGTACAAACCTCCGATGGTAACGGTGGTGTTTTCCAAAAAGCTTTAACTATCAACATTGTTGACGTAAATGAATTAAATGGCACTGTGGGTAATGACACACTCACAGGGACAAATGGTGATGACATTATTATCGGTGGTCAAGGAAAGGATATTCTCACAGGGGGGGGCGGCAGTGATTTATTCGTTTACAACGGCATTATCGATGCTGGTGACACAATTAAAGATTTTACCCCTGGTGTTGACAAAATCGAGTTAACTGGCGTACTGCGGGGTCTAGGTTACACAGGCAGCAATCCTATTGCTGATGGTTACGTCCTTTTCTCCAGTGCCGGTAGTAAAAATAGTAACTTACTCATCGACCCCGATGGCTTTGGTAGTGCGCGTTCCCGTAACTTCATCCTCTTGGAAAACGTCTCCGTAGCAGCGTTGAGTAATCCTGATAATTTCATTTTTTAA
- the purL gene encoding phosphoribosylformylglycinamidine synthase subunit PurL, translating into MTATSPTPFSPQEIAAEGIKPEEYTEIVRRLGRHPNKAELGMFGVMWSEHCCYKNSRPLLKQFPTTGPRILVGPGENAGVVDLGEGLQLAFKIESHNHPSAVEPFQGAATGVGGILRDIFTMGARPIALLNSLRFGSLEDPKTQRLFSGVVAGISHYGNCVGVPTVGGEVYFDPAYSGNPLVNVMALGLMETPEIVKSGASGIGNPVLYVGSTTGRDGMGGASFASAELTDESMDDRPAVQVGDPFLEKSLIEACLEAFKTGAVVAAQDMGAAGITCSTSEMAAKGGVGIELDLDKIPVRETGMVPYEYLLSESQERMLFVAHKGREQELIDIFHRWGLQAVVAGTVIAEPIVRIFFQGAVAAEIPADALAENTPLYERELLAQPPEYARQAWEWSSESLPSCTTTGIEIQGNVQSWHDILLTLLNTPTIASKNWVYRQYDHQVQNNTVVLPGGADAAIVRLRPLEGQGRITLSGVAATVDCNSRYVYLDPYEGAKAVVAEAARNLSCVGAEPLAVTDNLNFGSPEKSIGYWQLSEACRGLAEGCQELATPVTGGNVSLYNETVDAQGNPQPIYPTPVVGMVGLIPDLTKICGQGWQSAGDVIYLLGSSATSLGASEYLATIHNTIAGRPPRIDFELERRVQKVCRDAIRAGWVRSAHDCAEGGLAVALAESCVAGNLGAEVNLEISLTGLQRLDEVLFGEGGARILVSVAATDTEIWESYLQEHLGQDWQKLGMVGNTETGLGVLTTDNQTLIRARIEDMNDRYQNAIARRLSVSNTTT; encoded by the coding sequence ATGACTGCCACATCCCCTACACCCTTTTCTCCCCAAGAAATCGCTGCTGAAGGTATTAAACCCGAAGAATACACAGAAATTGTGCGGCGACTAGGCCGCCATCCAAATAAAGCTGAACTGGGAATGTTTGGGGTGATGTGGTCAGAACACTGCTGCTACAAAAATTCCCGTCCCTTACTTAAGCAATTTCCCACAACTGGCCCCCGCATTCTGGTAGGGCCTGGGGAAAATGCCGGGGTTGTAGATTTAGGTGAAGGTCTGCAACTAGCATTTAAAATTGAATCTCATAACCACCCCTCAGCCGTTGAACCCTTTCAAGGGGCTGCCACTGGTGTTGGTGGTATTCTCAGAGATATTTTTACAATGGGTGCGCGTCCCATTGCTTTGTTAAATTCCCTCCGCTTCGGTTCCCTAGAAGACCCTAAAACCCAAAGATTGTTTTCTGGGGTGGTTGCTGGGATTTCTCATTATGGTAATTGCGTCGGCGTGCCGACAGTTGGCGGTGAAGTCTACTTTGACCCTGCCTATTCTGGTAATCCTCTAGTCAATGTTATGGCTTTAGGATTGATGGAAACACCAGAAATCGTCAAATCTGGGGCATCTGGTATAGGTAATCCTGTATTATATGTAGGTTCCACCACCGGACGCGATGGTATGGGTGGTGCTAGTTTTGCCAGCGCAGAATTAACTGATGAGTCAATGGATGACCGCCCGGCTGTGCAAGTAGGCGATCCTTTTTTAGAAAAGTCATTAATTGAAGCTTGTCTCGAAGCATTTAAGACAGGTGCAGTAGTTGCAGCCCAAGATATGGGTGCGGCGGGGATCACCTGTTCTACCTCCGAAATGGCTGCGAAAGGTGGGGTCGGGATTGAATTAGATTTAGACAAGATTCCTGTACGGGAAACGGGGATGGTTCCCTATGAATATTTATTGTCAGAGTCTCAAGAACGCATGTTGTTTGTTGCCCACAAGGGACGGGAACAAGAATTAATTGATATTTTCCACCGTTGGGGATTACAGGCTGTTGTTGCTGGTACAGTTATTGCCGAACCTATTGTGAGAATTTTCTTTCAGGGTGCAGTCGCCGCCGAAATTCCGGCTGATGCGTTGGCCGAAAACACCCCACTTTATGAGCGTGAGTTACTAGCACAACCCCCAGAATATGCCCGTCAAGCTTGGGAATGGTCGTCTGAGTCTTTACCTAGCTGTACAACTACAGGTATTGAAATTCAAGGAAATGTGCAAAGTTGGCATGATATTTTGTTAACTTTACTGAATACACCAACGATCGCCTCGAAAAATTGGGTATACCGTCAGTATGACCACCAAGTGCAAAATAACACCGTTGTCCTTCCAGGTGGGGCGGATGCGGCGATAGTACGTTTACGACCCCTAGAAGGGCAGGGGAGAATTACTCTCAGTGGTGTTGCAGCTACGGTTGATTGTAATTCTCGGTATGTTTACCTTGATCCCTATGAGGGAGCTAAGGCAGTAGTGGCAGAAGCAGCCCGGAATCTGAGTTGTGTGGGTGCAGAACCTCTGGCGGTGACAGATAATCTCAATTTTGGCAGTCCCGAAAAATCTATCGGTTACTGGCAATTGTCAGAAGCTTGTCGCGGTTTGGCAGAAGGTTGTCAGGAATTGGCAACGCCTGTAACTGGTGGGAATGTCTCTCTATATAACGAAACTGTTGACGCTCAAGGCAACCCCCAACCAATTTACCCAACCCCTGTTGTGGGCATGGTGGGGTTAATTCCCGACTTAACAAAAATTTGCGGTCAAGGTTGGCAGTCTGCTGGTGATGTGATTTACCTGTTAGGATCATCCGCAACCAGTTTAGGCGCATCTGAATATTTGGCTACTATCCACAACACAATAGCAGGTAGACCGCCACGGATTGATTTTGAGTTAGAACGCCGTGTGCAGAAAGTTTGCCGTGATGCTATTCGTGCAGGTTGGGTGCGTTCAGCCCATGACTGTGCTGAAGGGGGTTTAGCTGTGGCTTTAGCTGAATCTTGTGTAGCTGGTAACTTGGGTGCGGAAGTAAATTTGGAAATTTCTCTCACTGGGTTACAACGCTTGGATGAAGTGCTTTTTGGTGAGGGTGGGGCAAGAATTTTAGTTTCTGTCGCTGCAACAGACACAGAAATTTGGGAATCCTATTTACAGGAACATCTAGGTCAAGATTGGCAAAAATTAGGTATGGTTGGAAATACCGAAACAGGTTTGGGGGTTTTAACTACTGATAACCAAACCTTAATCCGCGCTAGGATCGAAGATATGAATGATCGCTATCAAAATGCGATCGCTAGACGATTATCTGTCTCTAACACTACCACTTGA
- the aroA gene encoding 3-phosphoshikimate 1-carboxyvinyltransferase has protein sequence MDTIAIPALNHPVDATVDIPGSKSITNRALLVAALAQGDSILENALFSEDSEYFAKCVEQLGIPISLNPALAKIQVSGKGGDIPAKQADLFVGLAGTAARFITALVALGQGEYRLDGVPRMRERPMGDLATVLQNSGIAINFEGNPGFMPYTIYGQQFAGGHVRLKANQTSQQLSALLMIAPYAQQDTTIEVEGTMVSQSYVKMTCRLMADFGVEVTQTDDNTFHIKSGQRYQGRNYTIEPDASNASYFFAAAAVTGGRVRVNHLTKASCQGDILWLSVLEQMGCQIIEGADYTEVVGPEQLQGIDIDMNDMSDLVQTLGAIAPYAASPVTIRNVEHIRYKETERIRAVVTELQRLGVKVEEFADGMRIEPGPITPAAIETYHDHRMAMAFSVTGLRTPGIIIKDPGCTAKTFPDYFTRFFKMIG, from the coding sequence GTGGATACCATCGCCATCCCTGCTTTGAATCACCCTGTGGATGCCACAGTAGATATTCCTGGCTCTAAAAGTATTACTAATCGTGCATTACTTGTTGCTGCTTTGGCTCAAGGTGATTCGATTTTAGAAAATGCCCTATTTAGTGAAGACAGCGAGTATTTCGCTAAATGTGTAGAGCAGTTAGGTATTCCCATCAGCTTAAATCCGGCGTTGGCGAAAATTCAAGTGTCCGGTAAGGGGGGTGACATTCCCGCAAAACAGGCAGATTTGTTTGTGGGTTTAGCAGGTACGGCGGCCAGATTTATCACTGCGCTAGTCGCATTAGGTCAAGGAGAATACCGCCTTGATGGTGTACCTCGGATGCGGGAACGTCCGATGGGTGATTTGGCCACAGTGCTACAAAACAGTGGAATTGCTATTAACTTTGAGGGCAATCCTGGTTTTATGCCCTACACTATCTACGGTCAGCAATTTGCTGGCGGTCATGTGCGGTTAAAAGCAAACCAAACCAGTCAGCAATTATCAGCATTGTTGATGATTGCACCATACGCCCAACAAGATACAACTATTGAGGTTGAGGGAACAATGGTTTCCCAGTCTTATGTAAAAATGACTTGTCGCCTCATGGCTGATTTTGGCGTAGAAGTAACGCAAACTGACGACAACACATTTCATATAAAATCAGGTCAGCGTTACCAAGGACGCAACTATACTATAGAACCCGACGCTTCCAATGCGTCCTACTTTTTCGCCGCCGCAGCCGTGACTGGTGGACGAGTGCGGGTGAACCATTTAACAAAAGCATCCTGTCAGGGTGATATCCTGTGGCTATCTGTTTTAGAACAGATGGGTTGTCAGATTATAGAAGGTGCAGACTATACCGAAGTGGTAGGGCCAGAACAATTACAAGGTATCGACATTGACATGAATGATATGTCGGATTTGGTGCAAACCTTGGGAGCGATCGCACCCTATGCCGCCTCACCTGTTACCATCCGTAATGTAGAACATATCCGCTACAAAGAAACCGAACGCATCCGCGCTGTGGTGACAGAATTACAACGCTTAGGAGTCAAAGTTGAAGAATTTGCCGACGGTATGCGAATTGAACCCGGCCCCATCACCCCTGCTGCGATCGAAACCTATCACGACCACCGCATGGCAATGGCATTTTCCGTCACAGGCTTAAGAACCCCAGGAATAATCATTAAAGACCCAGGCTGTACAGCAAAAACCTTTCCTGATTACTTCACCCGCTTCTTTAAGATGATTGGTTAA
- a CDS encoding family 10 glycosylhydrolase, producing MSNRPFNHARVRLCQNLVTAIFGGSLLIPYWEIQPVQAQAAEFCQLSPAAAQTKENLRLSALKGNQQARKNYQDLIKKQAQALKQCRSHTWPNNQAIWLRLYPCDIKPGAIDKIMDRMVNRGYNEVYLEVFYDGRVLLPASANPTVWPSVVRTKGAEKADLLTTAIQKGRQRGLKIYGWLYTTNFGYNYALRQDREGAIARNGKGETSLYVVDNRSQVFIDPYNEQAKRDYYRMVQEIVRRRPDGLLFDYVRYPRQAGGNSLATTVADLWLYTEATQVALFRRAQNNKGLEMIRRFLSKGYITAGDISDVDRLYPQEGEPMWQGRIVSPQQKSLLSPIARQPILQMDLWLLAVAHSMQGIIDFVSLATHPAKQANIPSGVVFFPEGNQTVGQGYDSRLQPWDRFPSSLQWHPMSYASCGNVTCIVQQVQKVLSVAKPDTQVIPALAGTWGKSVSNRPPLEAQMRALRPLGNKIKGVSHFAYSWQYPEDDSDRKSCRNQ from the coding sequence ATGTCTAACCGTCCCTTTAACCATGCGCGAGTAAGATTATGTCAAAACTTGGTCACAGCTATTTTTGGTGGTAGTCTGTTGATTCCCTACTGGGAAATACAACCAGTTCAAGCACAGGCGGCAGAGTTTTGTCAGTTATCGCCAGCAGCAGCACAAACTAAAGAAAATTTACGCTTATCAGCCCTCAAAGGTAATCAACAAGCACGAAAAAACTATCAGGATCTAATCAAAAAACAAGCTCAGGCACTAAAACAATGCCGTAGCCACACATGGCCTAATAACCAAGCTATTTGGTTACGTTTATATCCCTGCGATATCAAACCAGGGGCAATAGATAAAATCATGGATCGGATGGTTAATCGTGGCTATAACGAAGTTTATCTGGAAGTATTTTACGATGGGCGAGTCTTGTTACCTGCATCTGCTAATCCGACGGTTTGGCCATCTGTGGTGCGTACAAAAGGGGCGGAAAAAGCCGATTTACTGACTACAGCTATTCAAAAAGGACGACAACGGGGTTTAAAGATATATGGTTGGCTGTATACTACTAATTTCGGCTATAACTATGCTTTGCGGCAAGATAGAGAAGGTGCGATCGCCCGCAATGGTAAGGGAGAAACTAGCTTATATGTCGTAGATAATCGCTCTCAAGTCTTTATCGACCCCTACAATGAGCAAGCCAAACGCGACTACTATCGCATGGTACAAGAGATAGTGCGCCGTCGTCCTGATGGTTTGCTATTCGATTATGTGCGCTATCCCCGACAAGCTGGTGGTAATTCTCTGGCCACTACGGTTGCAGATTTATGGCTATATACAGAAGCTACACAAGTAGCATTATTTCGTCGCGCCCAAAACAATAAGGGGCTAGAGATGATTCGGCGCTTTTTAAGCAAAGGCTACATTACAGCAGGCGATATTAGCGATGTGGATCGGCTTTATCCTCAAGAGGGTGAACCTATGTGGCAAGGACGCATAGTATCCCCACAGCAAAAGTCCCTACTTTCGCCAATAGCTAGACAACCAATATTACAAATGGATTTATGGCTGTTGGCAGTGGCTCATTCCATGCAGGGTATTATAGATTTTGTATCTTTAGCTACTCACCCAGCCAAACAAGCCAATATTCCTTCTGGTGTGGTCTTTTTTCCTGAAGGAAACCAAACAGTTGGACAAGGCTATGATTCCCGCTTGCAACCTTGGGACAGGTTTCCTAGTTCCTTACAATGGCATCCCATGTCTTACGCAAGCTGTGGTAATGTTACTTGTATTGTGCAACAAGTGCAAAAAGTCTTAAGCGTAGCTAAACCAGATACACAGGTAATTCCTGCATTGGCTGGTACTTGGGGAAAGTCGGTGAGTAATCGTCCACCTTTAGAAGCGCAAATGCGGGCTTTACGTCCTCTTGGTAACAAAATTAAAGGTGTGAGCCATTTTGCTTATTCGTGGCAATATCCAGAAGATGATAGCGATCGCAAATCCTGCCGCAACCAATAA
- the psb27 gene encoding photosystem II protein Psb27: MLMKRYWSRLLALVLVVAIGLVGCGSPDSLTGDYRQDTLAVVSTLRQALELTEDSPDKAAIQEEARQKINDFSARYQRVNSVSGLNSFTTMRTALNSLAGHYSSYPNRPVPQKLKNRLEQEFKQVETALKRGG; the protein is encoded by the coding sequence ATGCTTATGAAGCGCTATTGGTCACGTCTGCTTGCCCTCGTTCTAGTTGTAGCTATTGGTTTAGTAGGCTGTGGTAGCCCAGATAGTTTGACAGGTGATTATCGTCAAGATACTTTGGCTGTCGTTAGTACTCTGAGACAAGCCTTAGAATTAACAGAAGATTCACCAGACAAAGCTGCTATCCAAGAAGAGGCTCGGCAAAAAATTAATGATTTTTCTGCACGCTATCAACGGGTTAATTCGGTTTCTGGTCTTAACTCCTTTACTACTATGCGGACAGCCCTTAATTCTCTGGCTGGACACTATAGTTCTTACCCCAACCGACCAGTACCCCAAAAGCTTAAGAATCGTCTAGAACAGGAATTTAAACAGGTAGAAACTGCATTAAAGCGAGGTGGTTAA